A single window of Desulfovibrio sp. G11 DNA harbors:
- a CDS encoding HD domain-containing phosphohydrolase yields MALQDSSDIKSRNRAAARIMLAVFAVMAVLIVTGANWYLQNSRERMLREVGQNLHVQANNKVALLTVWSGGIIKQVEMFAEMDLLRLFAAEVNSSHLSPDVLLRESRKEVESVPVPDSFADPDHDGWRSSTQDPISAILPRLPMMLRQLKDFIEKNSFWGASLINTDLEVYLSPGEPPVLSEEQRMYVAEAIRTRQPVFLPVRRQHGELVMDMAFPIVAPLYVDATGDRVVSVLLATNNVLPVVKAITRHTGGKEFSSAILEHFNQRLQRIDPTVQEGFVNLPGWTLEGGRLPLAMRTEPGPGGNGEETTYTLAVPVPRLPWLVDQGVETVRIDASYHSLRKNVMLGAVLVLALTGIMLFALWWWLVGRRERAVADQLRRLYLMVNQQKQIMDGVNSALSAGVVLNDLNGIIFYANQSFAHMVGVDAGSLRGRSYTDLGPDIARSLVTHTLAVHQTGDLSSFTETLPVDGSQRYFFTSCTPFRDEAGRMSGVVSVYSDVTDLAVAQQRAQQMVNQTVNAFVRAVEAVDSYLRGHSSLMAQLAVTLAYGLEKTDAITLATLRTAANLSQIGMIQLPRELLTKSGVLTPEERSMLQRHVEYAVRALEGIDFGLPVLEAISQMYERQDGSGYPAGLSGDAICENARILAVANTFCALVRSRSYRQALGVEQALGILEEQPPKYDVHVVAALRKFLASEQGAAFLALLHDSRDDKSEHEG; encoded by the coding sequence ATGGCATTACAGGATTCTTCCGACATAAAGTCGCGCAACCGCGCCGCAGCCCGGATCATGCTGGCTGTCTTTGCGGTGATGGCAGTTCTTATCGTGACAGGGGCCAACTGGTACCTGCAGAATTCCCGCGAGCGCATGCTGCGCGAAGTGGGGCAGAATCTGCACGTGCAGGCCAACAACAAGGTGGCCTTGCTCACCGTGTGGTCTGGCGGCATTATAAAACAGGTTGAAATGTTTGCAGAAATGGATCTGCTGCGGCTTTTTGCCGCCGAGGTAAACAGTTCGCATCTGTCGCCGGACGTGCTGCTGCGCGAGTCACGAAAAGAGGTGGAAAGCGTACCGGTGCCGGACAGTTTTGCAGATCCGGATCATGACGGGTGGCGGTCGTCCACGCAGGACCCCATAAGCGCCATTCTGCCGCGTCTGCCCATGATGCTGCGGCAGCTCAAGGATTTTATTGAAAAGAACTCGTTCTGGGGTGCAAGTCTTATCAACACAGATCTGGAAGTATATCTGTCGCCCGGTGAACCGCCCGTTTTGAGCGAAGAGCAACGCATGTACGTTGCCGAGGCCATCCGTACGCGCCAGCCTGTTTTTCTGCCTGTACGGCGGCAACACGGCGAACTGGTCATGGATATGGCATTTCCCATTGTGGCTCCGCTTTATGTGGATGCCACAGGCGACAGGGTGGTTTCCGTCTTGCTGGCAACCAACAACGTGCTGCCGGTCGTCAAGGCCATTACGCGGCATACGGGCGGCAAAGAGTTCAGTTCCGCCATACTGGAGCATTTCAACCAGCGGCTGCAGCGCATCGACCCAACCGTGCAGGAAGGCTTTGTGAATCTGCCGGGCTGGACGCTTGAGGGCGGGCGTTTGCCCCTGGCCATGCGCACCGAACCCGGCCCCGGCGGCAATGGCGAAGAAACCACATATACGCTGGCCGTGCCTGTGCCGCGACTGCCCTGGCTTGTGGACCAGGGAGTGGAGACCGTGCGGATTGACGCGTCCTACCATTCTCTGCGCAAAAACGTCATGCTGGGCGCGGTTCTGGTGCTGGCCCTGACGGGCATCATGCTGTTCGCCCTGTGGTGGTGGCTTGTAGGACGCAGGGAACGCGCAGTGGCCGACCAGCTGCGTCGTCTGTATCTTATGGTCAACCAGCAGAAGCAGATCATGGACGGTGTGAATTCAGCCCTGTCGGCAGGGGTTGTGCTCAACGACCTTAACGGAATCATATTTTACGCCAACCAGAGTTTTGCACATATGGTGGGTGTGGATGCAGGCAGCCTGCGCGGCCGTTCCTATACCGATCTCGGTCCGGATATCGCGCGCAGCCTTGTGACTCATACTCTGGCGGTACACCAGACCGGCGACCTTTCAAGTTTTACCGAAACGCTGCCGGTAGACGGCAGCCAGCGCTACTTCTTTACGTCCTGCACGCCGTTTCGTGACGAGGCGGGGCGCATGTCGGGCGTGGTTTCTGTCTACAGCGACGTGACAGACCTCGCCGTGGCCCAGCAGCGGGCGCAGCAGATGGTCAACCAGACCGTCAATGCCTTTGTGCGCGCGGTTGAAGCTGTTGACAGCTATCTGCGCGGGCATTCATCCCTTATGGCGCAGCTTGCCGTGACCCTGGCCTATGGACTTGAAAAAACAGATGCAATCACTCTGGCTACCTTGCGTACGGCAGCCAACCTTTCGCAAATAGGCATGATTCAGCTGCCCAGAGAGCTGCTCACCAAGTCCGGTGTGCTTACGCCCGAAGAACGCTCGATGCTGCAACGGCATGTGGAATATGCCGTACGTGCCCTGGAAGGCATTGATTTTGGACTGCCGGTTCTGGAAGCCATTTCGCAGATGTATGAAAGGCAAGACGGTTCCGGCTATCCGGCCGGACTTTCCGGCGATGCCATTTGCGAAAACGCCCGTATTCTGGCCGTGGCCAATACCTTCTGCGCACTGGTCCGCTCGCGTTCTTACCGTCAGGCCCTCGGCGTTGAACAGGCGCTGGGCATTCTGGAAGAACAGCCGCCCAAATACGACGTGCACGTGGTGGCAGCCCTGAGAAAATTCCTGGCTTCGGAGCAGGGCGCGGCCTTTCTTGCGCTGTTGCATGACAGCCGGGATGATAAATCTGAACATGAAGGCTAG
- a CDS encoding HlyD family type I secretion periplasmic adaptor subunit: MDAPLNGLTPDDIQFASEVDAALARRPHFGVRALSICVAVMFLCLIIWAAFASVDEVTHAEGTVVGSQRTQTIQNLEGGILRAVMVREGQIVDKGTILAQLDNEMAESAYRDAVNKAMENSLAIARLEAEIKSEPPVFPEHLEAWASQLIGRRVDESVLARARQIMQDQENAYQVRRVQLNAEVEVLQSQYTQRMHDVEEQTARKVQLDRSLALAIEQRDTAYALVQRNNFSKMEYLGLQQRVVELQGQIDALAAAIPKAQAAAEESRQRIASRRAEQASAITEEINKRRQELNSLRESISAGRDRVTRTELRAPVRGTVKQIYISTVGGVVKPGEPIMDIVPLDDTLLVEAKVKPQDVAFLRPGQDVMVKVSAYDFSIYGGLEGKLESISADTIEDKKGEHFYLVKVRTQKNAIVYHKEYLPIIPGMIVTTDILIGKKTVLDYLLKPILKAKQNALRER; encoded by the coding sequence ATGGACGCACCCCTCAACGGCCTGACACCCGACGACATACAGTTTGCCAGCGAGGTGGACGCCGCGCTGGCGCGCAGGCCCCATTTCGGTGTCCGGGCGCTCTCCATCTGCGTGGCGGTCATGTTTTTGTGTCTCATCATCTGGGCTGCCTTTGCCAGTGTGGACGAAGTGACCCACGCCGAAGGCACGGTGGTGGGGTCACAGCGTACCCAAACCATACAGAACCTTGAAGGCGGCATTCTGCGTGCCGTTATGGTGCGCGAAGGCCAGATTGTGGACAAGGGGACAATACTGGCCCAGCTGGATAACGAAATGGCCGAGAGCGCGTACCGCGATGCCGTGAACAAGGCTATGGAAAACAGTCTGGCAATAGCCCGCCTTGAGGCGGAAATAAAAAGTGAGCCACCTGTTTTTCCGGAGCATCTTGAAGCATGGGCCAGTCAGCTTATTGGCCGCAGGGTGGACGAATCCGTCCTGGCCCGCGCCCGCCAGATCATGCAGGACCAGGAAAATGCCTATCAGGTGCGTCGTGTACAACTGAATGCTGAAGTCGAGGTATTGCAGTCGCAATACACCCAGCGCATGCACGATGTCGAGGAGCAGACAGCCCGCAAGGTACAGCTTGACCGCAGCCTGGCCCTGGCCATTGAGCAGCGTGATACTGCCTATGCGCTGGTGCAGCGCAACAACTTTTCCAAGATGGAATATCTCGGCCTGCAGCAGCGGGTGGTGGAGCTGCAGGGGCAGATTGACGCCCTGGCCGCAGCCATACCCAAGGCGCAGGCTGCGGCTGAAGAATCGCGGCAGCGCATAGCCTCGCGCCGTGCGGAGCAGGCCTCGGCCATTACGGAAGAAATCAATAAAAGGCGCCAGGAGCTGAACTCGCTGCGCGAAAGCATCTCTGCCGGACGCGACCGGGTGACCCGCACCGAACTTCGCGCGCCTGTGCGCGGCACGGTAAAGCAGATATACATTTCTACCGTAGGCGGCGTGGTAAAGCCCGGTGAACCCATCATGGACATCGTGCCCCTGGACGATACCCTGCTGGTGGAGGCCAAGGTCAAGCCGCAGGACGTGGCTTTTCTGCGTCCCGGGCAGGATGTGATGGTCAAGGTTTCTGCCTATGACTTTTCCATTTACGGCGGTCTTGAGGGCAAGCTTGAGTCCATCAGTGCCGACACCATTGAGGACAAGAAGGGCGAGCATTTTTATCTGGTCAAGGTGCGTACCCAGAAAAATGCCATTGTCTATCACAAGGAATATCTGCCCATTATCCCCGGCATGATTGTGACCACAGATATTCTCATCGGCAAAAAAACTGTTCTGGATTATCTGCTCAAGCCCATTCTCAAGGCCAAGCAGAACGCCCTGCGAGAGCGCTGA
- a CDS encoding type I secretion system permease/ATPase gives MEQPDTTQISGKTPDGTAASATANGAAPTPASATSSATGTHAASIGPASPGSGSATQNAGLSQLSGAVTILPGQQAKEAAPASGQEGMPPGMPNGSAVLGNAHPRTEASSERDAAAAASAEVAAPAQDAGTAETQPQSAAEAGAVPDAEGAPAPGDTQGVSGQTGEAAMNAMAQAARHEAAMKSGQSGRDSGMGPLRPSDVDFMPGLLRSLAVLLRLRGRVVSPQFLMAGLTGSKVTPQACLRAARKAGLSGRIVFRPELEDIPTLVMPCILLLTRDRSCVLTGMKDGMAEVIFPETSDAAQAVSLEDLKQEYSGYALFAAVESAPDDRAERLSISHGKRWFWDVLRYYAPIYRHVALASVVINLIAVGSPLFVMNVYDRVVPNNAIETLWVLAIGILIIYLFNFLLSSLRTHFVDVAGRNADIVLSSSLVEKVLSMRMDAKPESTGALVNNLREFEQLREFFSSSSLLACIDLPFLVIFLLLIGFIGGPLVFLPLAAMPLMLGIGLLLQSRSRRSAEASYKQNMQKNALLVEIVGGLETLKSCMAESRMQKLWESVVGLSAQSNSEARKYNNLAVTSSMLITQLVTVAMIVWGVYRISDGLMTMGALIGCNILVGRTMAPLLQMASLLTRLQNSHVTLKALDMLMVLPSENQVEKTCMDFGMLRPSFTMENVSFAYPQQERLALDRVSLHIEPGERVGIIGPMGSGKSTLSKLLIGLYQPKEGAVKFGDVDIRQIPSTDLRGRVGVLPQDVVLFYGSIRDNIALGDPTINDHLILRAAALAGVTDFLRNNPAGFAAQVGEQGRALSGGQRQAVALARALVRDPEVLLLDEPTSNMDTDSEVMLQKRLYSVMDGRTVVLVTHRLSMLRIVNRLIVMENGQIRMDGPRDAVLQRLRDRSRQSMDTARQGQGAPAQRPAENM, from the coding sequence ATGGAACAGCCTGACACCACACAGATTTCAGGGAAGACCCCGGACGGAACGGCAGCCAGCGCGACTGCGAACGGTGCTGCTCCCACGCCGGCCTCCGCAACGTCTTCTGCTACAGGCACGCATGCTGCCTCCATAGGCCCGGCCTCGCCCGGGTCCGGGAGCGCGACGCAGAATGCCGGACTTTCGCAACTTTCCGGAGCCGTGACCATATTGCCCGGCCAGCAGGCAAAAGAGGCTGCCCCTGCGTCTGGGCAGGAGGGCATGCCGCCCGGCATGCCCAATGGCAGCGCTGTGCTCGGCAATGCCCACCCCCGCACGGAAGCTTCCAGTGAACGGGATGCCGCTGCTGCCGCTTCCGCTGAGGTTGCCGCACCTGCGCAGGACGCAGGAACCGCCGAAACGCAGCCGCAGTCCGCAGCCGAAGCCGGAGCAGTCCCGGATGCTGAAGGTGCTCCAGCGCCGGGCGACACACAGGGAGTTTCAGGCCAGACGGGTGAAGCCGCCATGAACGCCATGGCCCAGGCCGCACGTCACGAAGCGGCCATGAAGTCCGGCCAGTCGGGCAGAGATTCCGGCATGGGGCCTTTGCGCCCGTCTGACGTTGACTTCATGCCCGGCCTGTTGCGCAGCCTTGCAGTGCTGTTGCGCTTGCGCGGCAGGGTGGTCAGCCCGCAGTTTCTTATGGCCGGTCTTACCGGCAGCAAGGTAACCCCCCAGGCGTGCCTCAGGGCTGCGCGCAAGGCCGGGCTTTCGGGCCGGATTGTCTTTCGCCCGGAGCTGGAGGATATTCCCACCCTGGTAATGCCCTGCATTCTTCTGCTGACCCGCGATCGTTCATGTGTGCTGACAGGCATGAAAGACGGCATGGCCGAGGTCATATTTCCTGAAACCAGCGATGCCGCGCAGGCGGTGTCTCTTGAAGATCTCAAGCAGGAATACTCCGGTTACGCACTCTTTGCCGCTGTGGAATCCGCACCCGATGACCGCGCCGAGCGGCTGAGCATTTCGCACGGCAAGCGCTGGTTCTGGGATGTGCTGCGTTATTACGCGCCCATTTACCGGCATGTGGCTCTGGCCAGTGTGGTGATCAACCTCATTGCCGTGGGCAGCCCGCTTTTTGTCATGAACGTCTACGACCGCGTGGTTCCCAATAATGCCATTGAAACCCTGTGGGTTCTGGCTATCGGCATTCTCATAATCTATCTCTTCAACTTTTTGCTCTCGTCGTTGCGTACCCATTTTGTGGACGTGGCCGGGCGCAATGCCGACATTGTGCTTTCGAGTTCGCTGGTAGAGAAAGTGCTTTCAATGCGCATGGACGCCAAGCCAGAATCCACAGGGGCACTTGTTAATAACCTGCGTGAATTCGAGCAGTTACGCGAATTTTTCAGCTCTTCAAGCCTGCTGGCCTGCATTGATCTGCCTTTTCTGGTCATATTCCTGCTGCTTATCGGATTTATCGGCGGCCCGCTGGTATTCTTGCCTCTGGCGGCAATGCCCCTGATGCTGGGCATCGGCCTGCTGCTGCAGTCGCGCTCGCGGCGCAGTGCCGAGGCCAGTTACAAGCAGAATATGCAGAAAAACGCCCTGCTGGTGGAGATTGTGGGCGGGCTTGAAACCCTCAAGTCGTGCATGGCCGAAAGCCGCATGCAAAAGCTCTGGGAATCTGTGGTGGGGCTTTCCGCCCAGTCCAACAGCGAGGCCCGCAAGTACAACAATCTGGCCGTCACGTCTTCCATGCTCATTACCCAGCTTGTGACGGTGGCCATGATCGTTTGGGGCGTGTACCGCATATCCGACGGCCTGATGACCATGGGCGCCCTTATAGGCTGCAATATTCTGGTGGGGCGGACCATGGCCCCTCTGCTGCAGATGGCCTCGCTGCTTACGCGCCTTCAGAACTCGCATGTGACGCTCAAGGCGCTCGACATGCTCATGGTGCTGCCTTCAGAAAACCAGGTGGAAAAAACCTGCATGGATTTCGGCATGCTGCGGCCGTCATTCACTATGGAAAACGTGTCCTTCGCTTACCCGCAGCAGGAGCGTCTGGCCCTTGACCGCGTATCGCTGCATATCGAGCCGGGCGAGCGTGTGGGCATCATCGGGCCTATGGGGTCGGGCAAGAGCACACTGTCCAAGCTGCTTATCGGCCTTTATCAGCCCAAGGAAGGCGCCGTGAAATTCGGCGATGTGGACATACGGCAGATACCCAGCACCGACCTCAGGGGACGCGTGGGCGTACTGCCGCAGGACGTGGTGCTGTTTTACGGCAGCATTCGCGACAATATTGCCCTGGGCGATCCCACCATCAATGACCATCTTATCCTGCGCGCAGCGGCTCTGGCGGGTGTGACAGACTTTTTGCGCAACAATCCCGCTGGTTTTGCCGCGCAGGTGGGTGAACAGGGCAGGGCTCTTTCCGGCGGGCAGCGTCAGGCTGTGGCGCTGGCGCGCGCCCTTGTGCGCGACCCCGAAGTGCTGCTTCTGGATGAGCCTACCAGCAACATGGATACGGACTCTGAGGTAATGCTGCAAAAGCGCCTGTATTCGGTCATGGATGGGCGCACCGTGGTGCTGGTGACACACCGCTTGTCCATGCTGCGTATTGTAAATCGCCTGATTGTTATGGAAAACGGCCAAATAAGAATGGATGGCCCGCGCGACGCCGTTTTGCAGCGTCTGCGTGACCGTTCACGGCAAAGCATGGATACGGCACGACAGGGACAGGGCGCTCCGGCGCAACGGCCCGCGGAGAATATGTAG
- a CDS encoding TolC family outer membrane protein: MKQYVFTLLGLILLAPALTVAAESAYPPPPPAGQAITVEDSIYGVLRTNRALRGIQENRNVLEHEVDRAKAGFGPRVDVTGRAGGSVLSDSSTRNKDLDYQMWGLAGVNAQLVQPIWDGFATRSRVRTAKSTLESVKYRVFDTATSLSLEGIISHIDVLRRRKILELAEMNVSQHKALVNQAQDRASLGADTAADVTQARSRLQRALSSLSEAKAALLVAEDRYVRLTGLPAAAKMAPVTMPPELYKGPDAVLTQAEQSNPKLSAYMQDIRAARGERELADSAFYPTLNLEAGPNYTDRGGATDRWIYSFDVLGVVRWNIFNSGADLAERRAASARIRQSRQVMYDFLDELKLDIESTWTNYQAAQEQYSHYSKAVEYSKYTRSAYVEQFQIGRRSILDVLDTENELFNSSTQAETARGNILVGAYRLSALSGNLLPQMSINTGPLGQEPPKDATDPREEFAPGWFE, from the coding sequence GTGAAACAGTATGTTTTTACCTTATTGGGGCTGATTCTGCTGGCCCCGGCGCTGACTGTAGCTGCCGAAAGCGCATATCCGCCTCCTCCGCCCGCAGGGCAGGCCATAACCGTGGAAGATTCCATTTATGGCGTGCTGCGTACCAACAGGGCTTTGAGGGGGATTCAGGAAAACCGCAATGTGCTTGAACACGAAGTTGACCGCGCCAAAGCCGGGTTCGGCCCCCGCGTGGACGTTACGGGGCGCGCTGGCGGCAGTGTGCTGAGCGATTCGAGCACACGCAATAAAGACCTGGACTATCAGATGTGGGGCCTGGCCGGCGTTAACGCCCAGCTTGTGCAGCCTATCTGGGACGGTTTTGCCACGCGTTCGCGTGTGCGCACGGCCAAGTCTACCCTCGAGTCCGTAAAGTATCGCGTGTTTGATACGGCCACTTCGCTGTCCCTTGAAGGTATCATTTCGCATATCGACGTTCTGCGCCGCAGAAAGATCCTTGAACTGGCCGAAATGAACGTAAGCCAGCACAAGGCGCTTGTGAACCAGGCACAGGACAGGGCCAGCCTTGGCGCTGATACCGCCGCCGACGTGACGCAGGCCCGTTCGCGCCTGCAGCGCGCCCTGTCGAGCCTGTCCGAGGCCAAGGCCGCCCTTCTTGTGGCGGAAGACAGGTATGTTCGCCTTACTGGGCTGCCCGCCGCGGCCAAAATGGCCCCTGTGACGATGCCCCCCGAGCTGTATAAAGGCCCGGATGCGGTACTGACACAGGCCGAGCAGAGCAACCCCAAGCTGTCTGCCTACATGCAGGACATCCGCGCCGCGCGCGGCGAGCGTGAGCTGGCCGACTCCGCCTTTTATCCCACGCTGAACCTTGAAGCCGGCCCCAACTATACGGACAGGGGCGGAGCTACCGACCGCTGGATATACAGCTTTGACGTGCTTGGCGTCGTGCGCTGGAATATCTTCAATAGCGGAGCGGACCTGGCCGAACGGCGTGCGGCTTCAGCGCGCATCCGGCAGAGCCGCCAGGTGATGTACGATTTTCTTGATGAGCTGAAGCTGGATATCGAAAGCACCTGGACCAACTATCAGGCCGCGCAGGAACAGTACTCGCACTACAGCAAGGCTGTGGAGTACAGCAAGTACACCCGCTCGGCGTATGTTGAACAGTTCCAGATCGGCAGGCGCAGCATTCTTGACGTGCTCGACACGGAGAATGAGCTTTTCAACTCCTCCACCCAGGCCGAAACCGCTCGCGGCAATATCCTGGTGGGCGCGTATCGCCTGAGCGCGCTTTCGGGCAACCTGCTGCCGCAAATGTCCATTAATACCGGTCCCCTTGGGCAGGAACCGCCCAAGGACGCCACTGACCCCCGCGAAGAATTCGCTCCCGGCTGGTTTGAGTAA
- the rbr gene encoding rubrerythrin → MKSLKGTQTEKNILTAFAGESQARNRYDFFSSVAKKDGYVLVQEIFLETAAQEKEHAKRLFKFLEGGEVEIQAAYPAGIIAGSEANLLASAQGENYEHTEMYPSMAATAEKEGFSEVAFVMRHIAVAEAYHEKRFLKLASDIKEGRMFMRSKPTVWRCINCGCLVDGEHAPEMCPACAHPKAFFEELNYSF, encoded by the coding sequence ATGAAATCGTTAAAGGGAACCCAGACCGAAAAGAACATTCTGACTGCCTTTGCCGGTGAGTCGCAGGCCCGTAACCGTTATGACTTTTTTTCCTCCGTGGCCAAAAAAGACGGCTACGTGCTGGTGCAGGAAATCTTTCTTGAAACTGCCGCGCAGGAAAAAGAGCACGCCAAGCGCCTTTTCAAATTTCTTGAAGGTGGTGAGGTAGAAATCCAGGCTGCGTATCCTGCGGGCATTATCGCGGGCAGTGAAGCCAACCTGCTGGCTTCTGCCCAGGGCGAAAACTACGAGCACACTGAAATGTATCCTTCGATGGCCGCCACCGCCGAAAAAGAAGGTTTTTCCGAAGTTGCTTTTGTCATGCGCCATATCGCCGTAGCCGAAGCCTATCACGAAAAGCGCTTCCTCAAGCTCGCCAGCGATATCAAGGAAGGTCGCATGTTCATGCGTTCCAAGCCCACAGTGTGGCGCTGTATCAACTGCGGCTGTCTCGTGGACGGGGAGCACGCGCCCGAAATGTGCCCCGCCTGTGCGCACCCCAAGGCCTTTTTTGAAGAGCTGAACTACAGTTTCTAG
- a CDS encoding FlxA-like family protein, which produces MSVSGTYGVGGLSGVEGIWDLGGSARSTTASGKGDSGDTVNISDKARELLREKLGRYSASTKSPAPGARQESSGSQVAGLSGDDGSDGGEKASGAGGASGGPGGSSSVESIKQKIEALKSQLVSLASQASGGGADTALQSKIHALQAQIAALEAQLAEAEQAG; this is translated from the coding sequence ATGAGCGTGTCAGGCACATATGGCGTTGGCGGCCTTTCCGGTGTGGAAGGGATATGGGATCTCGGCGGCAGCGCCAGAAGCACCACAGCTTCCGGCAAGGGCGATTCTGGTGATACGGTGAATATTTCCGACAAGGCCAGAGAGCTTTTGCGCGAAAAACTTGGCCGCTACTCGGCTTCTACCAAATCGCCCGCGCCAGGTGCCCGGCAGGAAAGCTCCGGCAGTCAGGTGGCCGGACTTTCCGGTGATGACGGCAGTGACGGAGGCGAAAAGGCTTCAGGCGCAGGGGGCGCATCGGGTGGGCCTGGCGGCTCAAGTTCTGTGGAAAGTATAAAACAAAAAATAGAAGCCCTCAAAAGCCAGCTGGTAAGCCTTGCCAGCCAGGCCAGTGGCGGTGGAGCAGATACGGCCCTGCAGAGCAAGATACATGCCCTGCAGGCTCAGATTGCGGCCCTTGAAGCGCAGCTTGCGGAGGCCGAACAGGCAGGGTAG
- a CDS encoding M48 family metallopeptidase, whose amino-acid sequence MSEKKTAPQLRKGPGAFPPLPEYIHLPLAGGTRLAARVRPSARARRTRLTLDPRGRLTLTVPEGMPLVLLEQSLPQFLPWLERAWKKHQSGSPEEQLPPSINLPLPDISFQVCLDGDLAAGRLAAAQHQEHSASLLVRSGPQRLLLVQSLGLLRLFGPVQDTALCARALRQWCRNMASVLLPPYLEGLARQGGFMLEKVSIRDQRSRWGSCARVRRSAVNARSGEKKAGQNGASLAEMEHRRQNSAAAPASSRAGRWMDTFFRLFSDADSPGLTPAGRNAAAPADTFGDDPAGRISLNWRALLLPRPLLEHLCWHELCHLRHMNHSPAYRAELARYSPDWPGCEKALDHAWRGLPWWALPGGDPSEDDA is encoded by the coding sequence ATGTCTGAAAAAAAAACTGCACCACAACTCCGGAAAGGCCCGGGCGCCTTCCCTCCCCTGCCGGAGTACATTCACTTGCCTCTGGCCGGGGGAACCAGACTGGCAGCCAGGGTGCGCCCTTCAGCCCGCGCCCGCCGCACCCGCCTGACGCTTGACCCGCGCGGCCGCCTGACCCTCACGGTTCCCGAAGGCATGCCCCTTGTGCTTCTGGAACAGAGCCTGCCGCAATTTTTGCCGTGGCTGGAACGCGCGTGGAAAAAGCATCAGTCCGGCAGCCCGGAGGAGCAGCTGCCCCCCAGTATAAACCTGCCCCTGCCTGACATATCATTTCAGGTGTGTCTTGACGGCGACCTTGCCGCCGGCCGGCTGGCTGCGGCGCAACATCAGGAGCACAGCGCCTCCCTGCTGGTGCGCTCCGGGCCGCAACGCCTTTTGCTGGTGCAAAGCCTCGGCCTGCTGCGCCTTTTCGGTCCGGTGCAGGATACGGCACTGTGCGCCCGGGCATTGCGTCAATGGTGCCGCAACATGGCGAGCGTGCTGCTGCCGCCCTATCTTGAAGGCCTGGCGCGGCAGGGCGGATTTATGCTTGAAAAAGTCAGCATACGGGACCAGCGGTCGCGCTGGGGCAGTTGTGCGCGCGTACGACGCTCCGCCGTCAATGCCCGCAGCGGAGAAAAAAAAGCCGGACAAAACGGCGCGTCTTTGGCAGAGATGGAGCATAGGCGGCAAAACTCCGCTGCCGCTCCGGCTTCCAGCAGGGCGGGGCGCTGGATGGACACTTTTTTCCGGCTGTTTTCAGACGCGGACAGTCCGGGCCTGACACCTGCAGGGCGCAACGCAGCCGCCCCGGCCGACACCTTCGGGGATGATCCCGCAGGGCGTATAAGCCTCAACTGGCGGGCGCTGCTGCTGCCGCGTCCCCTGCTGGAACACCTGTGCTGGCACGAACTGTGTCATCTGCGCCATATGAACCACTCCCCTGCCTACAGGGCAGAGCTTGCCCGCTATTCCCCGGACTGGCCCGGATGCGAAAAAGCTCTGGACCATGCATGGCGAGGTCTGCCCTGGTGGGCCTTGCCCGGCGGTGATCCTTCAGAAGACGACGCCTAA
- a CDS encoding potassium channel family protein yields the protein MAEKKLEIGVIGLGKFGLRMATTLVSLGHTVVGIDMSEARVQRAEDALESVYKADATNIAVLRSLHVQDLDWVVISVGESVEQSLSITLNVQELGGPKIWVKASNEEHRKILQRLRVNRALVPEMEAAVMSAHQLTYPGMLDLIPKYGGIAIQELKVDEWHGKTLVELNLMQRFNIMVLGIRPVGEHSFNFVPPAMTVLHKGDTIVVAGRANSMSELKP from the coding sequence ATGGCGGAAAAGAAGCTGGAAATAGGCGTTATCGGCCTGGGCAAATTTGGCCTGCGCATGGCGACCACCCTTGTTTCCCTTGGGCATACTGTGGTGGGCATAGATATGTCTGAAGCGCGGGTACAACGGGCCGAAGATGCGCTGGAGTCCGTCTACAAGGCCGACGCCACCAATATCGCCGTGCTGCGCTCACTGCATGTGCAGGACCTGGACTGGGTGGTTATCAGCGTGGGAGAAAGCGTTGAGCAGTCCCTCAGTATCACCCTCAACGTGCAGGAATTGGGCGGCCCCAAGATATGGGTCAAGGCCTCCAATGAGGAGCACCGCAAGATTCTTCAGCGGCTGCGCGTCAATCGTGCCCTGGTTCCCGAAATGGAGGCCGCCGTCATGTCTGCCCATCAGCTCACCTATCCGGGCATGCTGGATCTTATCCCCAAGTACGGGGGCATCGCGATTCAGGAACTGAAGGTAGACGAATGGCACGGCAAAACGCTGGTGGAGCTTAATCTCATGCAGCGTTTCAATATTATGGTTCTGGGCATTCGTCCCGTGGGCGAGCATTCTTTTAACTTCGTCCCCCCGGCCATGACCGTTCTGCACAAGGGAGACACCATTGTGGTGGCGGGCAGGGCCAATTCCATGAGTGAACTGAAACCCTAG